From Streptomyces cyaneogriseus subsp. noncyanogenus, the proteins below share one genomic window:
- a CDS encoding copper resistance CopC/CopD family protein codes for MTRSIAPRVRALVLMLLTVAGALLAGAGPASAHAALTGSDPRQGAVVAKAPAAVSLTFSEEVSMDGDSLRVLGPRGERVDDGAPAAVRGTTYAVKLHAGLPDGTYTVAYQVVSADSHPVAGAYTFSIGAPSETSVPVAAQSAGGGVVGWLYGLGRYVSYAGFIVLAGGAAFVLACWRRGAGVRAVQRLVVSGWVALTASTLVLLLLRGSYTGSGKIGDIFDLELLGQVLQTKTGAALVSRLLLLAAAALFVAVLFGAYDKRRDADRRDLAFGLAVGGTVVAAGLAASWAMAEHASTGLQPGIAMPVDVVHLLAVAAWLGGLAALLVALYRAPAETPVEASAVRRFSRLAFGSVLALAATGVYQSWRQLGSWSALTETRYGQLLLVKIGLVVVLVGVAAASRRWTARLAEAAPAAAPERDREHAGVRAAADGSAPAGGDTGVAAAGSTAAAGDTGEVTDEGPTTADPASAEPAGAAEAAEAAESAVDPVRAAQLARQRAARDAARQKRVRDADPHRFGLRRSVLAEAGIAVVLLAVTTALTQSEPGRTEQEAKAAVSASASAVAPSGTLSLDLPFDTGGEDGEGVVRIELVPARVGGNDVHVYVERPNGRAFDIPEVKLAFTLESQDVGPLPVVPDHITTGHWSASGVQIPMAGDWKVAATVRTSDIDQVTVSKNAKIG; via the coding sequence GTGACACGATCCATCGCCCCCCGCGTCCGGGCCCTGGTCCTGATGCTCCTGACGGTCGCCGGCGCGCTGCTCGCCGGTGCCGGTCCGGCCTCCGCGCACGCCGCGCTGACCGGCAGCGACCCCCGGCAGGGGGCGGTGGTCGCCAAGGCTCCGGCCGCGGTGTCGCTCACCTTCTCCGAGGAGGTGTCGATGGACGGCGACTCGCTGCGGGTGCTCGGCCCCCGGGGCGAGCGCGTCGACGACGGCGCGCCCGCGGCCGTCCGCGGCACGACGTACGCCGTGAAACTCCACGCGGGCCTGCCCGACGGCACGTACACGGTGGCCTATCAGGTGGTGTCCGCCGACAGCCATCCCGTCGCCGGTGCCTACACCTTCTCCATCGGCGCCCCCTCCGAGACCTCCGTGCCGGTCGCCGCGCAGTCGGCCGGCGGCGGGGTCGTCGGCTGGCTGTACGGGCTCGGGCGGTATGTGTCGTACGCCGGTTTCATCGTGCTGGCCGGCGGCGCCGCCTTCGTGCTCGCCTGCTGGCGGCGGGGCGCGGGGGTGCGGGCCGTGCAGCGGCTCGTCGTCTCCGGGTGGGTCGCGCTCACCGCGTCCACGCTGGTCCTGTTGCTTCTGCGGGGCTCGTACACCGGCTCCGGGAAGATCGGCGACATCTTCGACCTGGAGCTGCTCGGGCAGGTGCTCCAGACCAAGACCGGCGCGGCGCTGGTGTCCCGGCTGCTGCTGCTCGCCGCGGCGGCCCTGTTCGTCGCCGTGCTCTTCGGCGCGTACGACAAGCGGCGGGACGCGGACCGGCGCGACCTGGCCTTCGGGCTCGCGGTGGGCGGCACGGTGGTCGCGGCCGGGCTCGCGGCGAGCTGGGCGATGGCCGAGCACGCCTCCACCGGGCTCCAGCCGGGCATCGCCATGCCGGTCGACGTGGTCCACCTGCTGGCGGTCGCCGCGTGGCTCGGCGGGCTCGCCGCCCTGCTCGTCGCGCTGTACCGGGCGCCCGCCGAGACACCGGTCGAGGCGTCCGCCGTACGCCGGTTCTCGCGCCTCGCCTTCGGCAGCGTGCTCGCCCTGGCCGCCACCGGCGTCTACCAGTCCTGGCGCCAGCTCGGCTCCTGGTCGGCGTTGACCGAGACCCGGTACGGGCAGTTGCTGCTGGTGAAGATCGGGCTCGTCGTGGTGCTCGTCGGCGTCGCGGCCGCCTCGCGGAGGTGGACGGCACGGCTGGCCGAGGCGGCACCGGCGGCGGCCCCGGAGCGGGACCGGGAGCACGCCGGGGTGCGGGCCGCCGCCGACGGGTCCGCGCCCGCCGGCGGTGACACGGGCGTGGCAGCCGCGGGCTCCACTGCCGCCGCCGGTGACACGGGGGAAGTGACCGACGAAGGCCCCACCACGGCCGACCCCGCCTCCGCGGAACCCGCGGGGGCCGCGGAGGCCGCCGAGGCCGCGGAATCCGCCGTCGACCCGGTGCGTGCCGCTCAGCTCGCCCGGCAGCGGGCCGCGAGGGACGCCGCCCGGCAGAAGCGGGTGCGGGACGCCGATCCGCACCGGTTCGGGCTGCGCCGCTCGGTGCTCGCCGAGGCGGGCATCGCGGTGGTGCTGCTCGCCGTGACCACCGCGCTGACGCAGAGCGAGCCCGGGCGTACGGAGCAGGAGGCCAAGGCGGCCGTCTCGGCTTCCGCGTCGGCCGTAGCGCCGTCCGGGACGCTGAGCCTGGACCTGCCGTTCGACACCGGCGGCGAGGACGGCGAGGGCGTCGTACGGATCGAGCTCGTTCCCGCCCGGGTGGGCGGCAACGACGTGCACGTCTATGTCGAGCGGCCCAACGGCCGCGCCTTCGACATCCCCGAGGTGAAGCTCGCCTTCACCCTGGAGTCCCAGGACGTCGGGCCGCTGCCCGTCGTGCCCGACCACATCACCACCGGACACTGGTCGGCGAGCGGAGTGCAGATTCCCATGGCCGGCGACTGGAAGGTCGCCGCGACCGTGCGGACCTCCGACATCGACCAGGTGACCGTCTCGAAGAACGCGAAGATCGGCTGA
- a CDS encoding copper chaperone PCu(A)C encodes MRRAAVPVAAALGAALLLGGCGADDSASPAQLSVSAAYMPRPVSDSMAAGFLTLTNEGGTKDELTSVTSDLGEVTVHETTGGVMKEAGPLAVPAHGRLVLESGGSHLMFEKLTRRPKEGEKVSVELHFAHSGPVRAELPVKPATYRPATGH; translated from the coding sequence GTGAGGCGTGCGGCCGTCCCCGTCGCCGCGGCACTCGGCGCCGCGCTGCTCCTGGGCGGCTGCGGCGCTGACGACTCCGCCTCCCCCGCACAGCTCTCGGTCAGCGCCGCCTACATGCCGCGGCCCGTCTCCGATTCCATGGCGGCCGGGTTCCTGACCCTCACCAACGAGGGCGGCACGAAGGACGAGCTGACCTCGGTCACCAGCGACCTGGGCGAGGTCACCGTGCACGAGACCACCGGCGGGGTGATGAAGGAGGCCGGTCCCCTCGCGGTGCCCGCCCACGGCCGGCTCGTGCTCGAGAGCGGCGGCAGCCATCTGATGTTCGAAAAGCTGACGCGCCGGCCGAAGGAGGGTGAGAAGGTCTCCGTCGAGCTGCACTTCGCCCACTCCGGGCCCGTCCGGGCCGAGCTGCCGGTGAAGCCGGCCACGTACCGCCCGGCGACCGGCCACTGA
- a CDS encoding SCO family protein, with translation MRKKTFAAAAALFAAASLTLTACGGGSDGGKPVAAVSEEPGSRQAATVLDKPFEKPDLVLTDTHGEKYDFRKETAGRPTLLYFGYTHCPDVCPLTMNNIAVAKKQLPRSAQDKLRIVFVTTDPERDTPAALGTWLKGIDSQIVGLTGDFAAIQAAARTVGISIDPPQKDKNGKVTSMHGTQVVAFSPKTDAGYLLYGEDTGVEDYTKDLPKIVTGDKP, from the coding sequence ATGCGCAAGAAGACGTTCGCCGCGGCCGCGGCACTGTTCGCCGCCGCCTCCCTGACCCTCACCGCCTGCGGCGGCGGGAGCGACGGCGGCAAGCCCGTCGCCGCGGTCTCCGAGGAGCCGGGCAGCCGGCAGGCCGCCACCGTGCTCGACAAGCCGTTCGAGAAGCCCGATCTGGTCCTCACCGACACGCACGGCGAGAAGTACGACTTCCGCAAGGAGACCGCGGGCCGGCCGACCCTGCTCTACTTCGGTTACACCCACTGCCCCGACGTCTGCCCGCTGACGATGAACAACATCGCCGTGGCCAAGAAGCAGCTTCCCCGGTCCGCGCAGGACAAGCTGCGGATCGTGTTCGTCACGACCGACCCCGAACGCGACACCCCCGCCGCGCTCGGCACCTGGCTCAAGGGCATCGACTCGCAGATCGTCGGCCTGACCGGCGACTTCGCCGCCATCCAGGCCGCTGCCCGCACCGTCGGCATCTCGATAGACCCGCCGCAGAAGGACAAGAACGGCAAGGTCACCTCCATGCACGGCACCCAGGTCGTCGCCTTCTCGCCGAAGACCGACGCGGGTTACCTGCTGTACGGGGAGGACACCGGCGTCGAGGACTACACCAAGGACCTGCCGAAGATCGTCACGGGGGACAAGCCGTGA
- a CDS encoding YcnI family protein, with protein MKVSRIAAAGAVAGTAVLALSAPAFAHVTVQPEGEAAKGGYAVVNFKVPNERDNASTTKVEVSFPGEHPLASVMPQPVQGWDIKVTKSTLDKPIDSHGRKITEAVSKVTWTADGDGIEPGFFQKFPVSVGALPEDTDQLVFKAVQTYSNKEVVRWIEVPQEGQEEPESPAPVLELSEAEDDHAHGASGASSEEASDDTAPAAETAASGSSDTTDTTARVLGIVGIVVGAAGVAYGVLAGRRRGTA; from the coding sequence ATGAAGGTTTCCCGTATCGCCGCCGCAGGCGCCGTCGCCGGTACCGCCGTCCTCGCCCTGTCCGCCCCCGCCTTCGCGCACGTCACCGTGCAGCCGGAGGGCGAGGCCGCCAAGGGCGGGTACGCCGTCGTGAACTTCAAGGTGCCCAACGAGCGCGACAACGCCTCCACCACCAAGGTCGAGGTCAGCTTCCCCGGCGAGCACCCGCTGGCGTCCGTGATGCCGCAGCCGGTCCAGGGCTGGGACATCAAGGTCACCAAGTCCACGCTGGACAAGCCGATCGATTCCCACGGCCGGAAGATCACCGAGGCCGTCAGCAAGGTGACCTGGACCGCCGACGGGGACGGCATCGAGCCGGGCTTCTTCCAGAAGTTCCCGGTCTCCGTCGGCGCGCTGCCCGAGGACACCGACCAGCTCGTCTTCAAGGCGGTCCAGACGTACTCCAACAAGGAGGTCGTCCGCTGGATCGAGGTGCCGCAGGAAGGCCAGGAGGAGCCCGAGAGCCCGGCTCCGGTGCTGGAGCTGTCCGAGGCGGAGGACGACCACGCCCACGGCGCCTCCGGCGCCTCCTCCGAGGAAGCCTCCGACGACACCGCCCCGGCCGCCGAGACCGCCGCCTCCGGCTCGTCCGACACCACCGACACCACCGCCCGGGTGCTCGGCATCGTCGGCATCGTGGTCGGCGCGGCGGGCGTGGCGTACGGCGTGCTGGCCGGGCGCCGGCGCGGCACCGCCTGA
- a CDS encoding ATP-binding protein, with protein MSIWWSLHLRREAASVPLARRLLLGTMETAGVDPDVSYDLSIALSEACANAVEHGGGAGEGSPSEGYRVTAYLDGERCRIEVADVGPGFPPGGAGRAAGRVRPVAVDAEHGRGLCLIQELADHVHIGNKPGRGGAVVSFDKILKWREDAPLAAV; from the coding sequence ATGAGCATCTGGTGGTCACTCCATTTGCGGCGTGAGGCTGCGAGTGTGCCGCTGGCGCGCCGCCTGCTGCTCGGCACGATGGAGACCGCGGGCGTCGACCCCGACGTCTCCTACGACCTCTCCATCGCCCTGAGCGAGGCGTGTGCCAACGCCGTGGAGCACGGCGGCGGCGCCGGGGAGGGCAGCCCCTCGGAGGGTTACCGGGTCACCGCCTACCTGGACGGCGAGCGGTGCCGCATCGAGGTCGCCGACGTGGGGCCGGGCTTTCCCCCGGGCGGCGCCGGCCGGGCGGCGGGCCGGGTCCGTCCGGTGGCCGTCGACGCCGAGCACGGCCGTGGGCTGTGTCTCATCCAGGAACTCGCCGACCACGTCCACATCGGCAACAAGCCGGGGCGGGGCGGGGCCGTGGTGAGCTTCGACAAGATCCTCAAGTGGCGGGAGGACGCCCCCCTGGCGGCGGTCTGA